The following is a genomic window from Anaerolineae bacterium.
TTCCGGCGGCATCCTGGCCGCCATTGACAATACCTATCGTACGCTTGGCGGCGACATTCTGGGCCTCATCCCCAACGACATTGGCGGGGCAGGCGGCGCCCCCGGCCTGGAAGAAGACCTCATTCGCATCCTGGTTAACCTGCGCGCAACGGCCCGCCAAAACAAAGACTATGCCACCAGTGATGCAATCCGGAATCAATTGGCCGAGATTGGGGTTATTCTGGAAGACAGACCGGATGGAACAGTGTGGAAAATAAGCTAGATGAGAGAAATTCTCTATGGACGTAACGCCGCCCGCGAGTGCCTTCGCGCGCGGCGTCGTTATATTCACAAAGTAATGTTGGCCGAAAATATTGAGACGTCGGTTATAGTCAACGAAATTGTTGACCTGGCCGGACAGGCCAAAATCTCCGTGCAGCGCGTTCCCCGCAAAAAGTTAGACAACCTGGCCAAAAGCCATCAGGGTGTGGCCCTGGAAGTGGGGCATTACCCTACTGTTGAAATTGACGATATCTTGGCCCGCGCCAAGAAGTCAAACGACCCTCCCTTTATC
Proteins encoded in this region:
- a CDS encoding 23S rRNA (guanosine(2251)-2'-O)-methyltransferase RlmB, whose protein sequence is MREILYGRNAARECLRARRRYIHKVMLAENIETSVIVNEIVDLAGQAKISVQRVPRKKLDNLAKSHQGVALEVGHYPTVEIDDILARAKKSNDPPFI